From Pseudomonas sp. B21-028, one genomic window encodes:
- a CDS encoding YceI family protein, which yields MFKRFLSLAVATLLLAGAVLPARADWYLDGESSRLSFISSKNGNVSEVQRFLVLHGQVQPKGLARLEVELESINSGIPLRDERMRAELFDIKQFGEATVTAQIDLLPIQDLANGAQLELRLPLTVDLHGKQHEYNVELLATRLDERRFQVVTLEPVVLNAADFDLAPGLETLRKMAGLSAISLSVPVNAVLIFTAR from the coding sequence ATGTTCAAGCGGTTTCTTTCCCTCGCTGTCGCGACCTTGCTGCTGGCCGGCGCTGTGCTGCCCGCCCGGGCTGATTGGTACCTGGACGGTGAGTCGTCACGGTTGTCGTTCATCAGCAGCAAGAACGGCAACGTTTCCGAGGTCCAGCGCTTTCTGGTGCTGCATGGCCAGGTCCAGCCCAAGGGGTTGGCGCGGCTGGAAGTGGAACTGGAGTCGATCAACAGCGGCATTCCCCTGCGGGACGAGCGCATGCGCGCCGAACTGTTCGACATCAAGCAGTTCGGCGAAGCCACCGTCACTGCGCAGATCGATCTGTTGCCGATCCAGGACCTGGCCAACGGCGCACAACTGGAACTGCGCCTGCCGCTGACCGTGGATTTGCACGGCAAGCAACACGAATACAACGTCGAACTCCTGGCCACGCGCCTGGATGAACGCCGCTTCCAGGTAGTGACCCTGGAGCCGGTGGTGCTCAACGCGGCGGACTTCGATCTGGCACCGGGGCTGGAGACGTTGCGAAAAATGGCCGGGCTGTCGGCCATCAGCCTTTCGGTGCCGGTGAATGCGGTGCTGATCTTCACGGCGCGCTGA
- a CDS encoding phosphatidylserine/phosphatidylglycerophosphate/cardiolipin synthase family protein, whose amino-acid sequence MSGPVFPWREGNRFELLIDGPQFFPRMLVEIARAQEQVELELYLVEAGACAEAMVQALVQAAERGVRVRCLFDDYGSLAFTLSLRNRLIEAGVELRFYNRLSWRRWVRNLYRDHRKLLLVDQRLAVVGGTGVTDEFWNPLDDRSDWHEVMVEIVGPMVLDWQLLFDRQWLANRHRRAWKPASNFGLPRLPRVPPAGEGMGRVAYADARQHRDILQSLSRALNSGQKRIWMATPYFLPTWNVRRSLRKAAARGIDVRLLLTGPRTDHPSVRYAGHRYYPRLLKAGVKIFEYQPCFLHLKMVLVDDWVSIGSCNFDHWNLRFNLEANLEALDSRLSRAVAASFEQDFSQSLQVSLDAWQRRPLWKRFKQRLWGLVDRVVVNLLDRRG is encoded by the coding sequence ATGAGCGGCCCGGTCTTTCCCTGGCGTGAAGGCAATCGGTTCGAGCTGTTGATCGACGGTCCGCAGTTCTTTCCGCGCATGCTCGTGGAAATAGCCCGCGCCCAGGAGCAAGTCGAACTGGAGCTGTATCTGGTGGAGGCGGGCGCCTGCGCCGAAGCGATGGTCCAGGCCCTGGTCCAGGCTGCCGAGCGCGGTGTCCGGGTGCGTTGCCTGTTCGATGACTACGGCAGCCTGGCGTTTACCCTGAGCTTGCGTAACCGTCTGATCGAAGCCGGTGTGGAACTGCGTTTCTACAACCGCCTGAGCTGGCGCCGCTGGGTGCGTAATCTCTACCGCGACCACCGCAAGCTGCTGTTGGTGGACCAGCGTCTGGCGGTGGTCGGCGGTACCGGGGTGACCGATGAGTTCTGGAACCCCCTCGACGACCGCAGCGACTGGCACGAAGTCATGGTGGAAATCGTCGGCCCGATGGTACTGGACTGGCAACTGCTGTTCGATCGCCAGTGGCTCGCCAACCGTCATCGCCGGGCCTGGAAGCCCGCGTCCAACTTCGGTCTGCCGCGTCTGCCCCGGGTGCCTCCGGCGGGCGAGGGCATGGGCCGGGTGGCGTATGCGGACGCCCGCCAGCACCGCGATATCCTGCAATCGTTGTCCCGGGCCCTGAACAGCGGCCAGAAACGCATCTGGATGGCGACGCCGTATTTCCTGCCGACCTGGAACGTGCGTCGCTCCTTGCGCAAGGCCGCCGCCCGGGGCATCGACGTGCGTCTGTTGCTCACCGGCCCGCGCACCGATCATCCGTCCGTGCGTTACGCCGGGCACCGCTACTACCCGCGCCTGCTCAAGGCCGGTGTGAAGATCTTCGAGTACCAGCCGTGTTTCCTGCACCTGAAGATGGTACTGGTGGACGATTGGGTCAGCATCGGTTCGTGCAATTTCGACCACTGGAACCTGCGCTTCAACCTGGAAGCGAACCTCGAAGCCCTGGATTCCAGGCTCAGCCGTGCAGTGGCGGCCAGTTTCGAGCAGGACTTCAGCCAAAGCCTGCAAGTCAGCCTCGACGCCTGGCAGCGCCGGCCGTTGTGGAAGCGTTTCAAGCAGCGGCTGTGGGGATTGGTGGATCGGGTGGTGGTGAATCTGCTGGATCGGCGAGGCTGA
- a CDS encoding amidase translates to MKRRPLLTLMMALLITLFGWLWIDRVALRAFPDIISAYTAKEYCSCRYVMLQPADYCRGYVKQSVPISDLLETPEEKRVTVSGLGRSNSARWLGARQGCRLEP, encoded by the coding sequence ATGAAACGCAGGCCGTTGCTGACGCTGATGATGGCGCTGCTCATTACGCTGTTCGGTTGGCTCTGGATCGATCGGGTGGCGCTGCGGGCGTTCCCCGACATCATCAGCGCCTACACCGCCAAGGAGTATTGCTCGTGCCGCTACGTGATGCTGCAACCGGCCGACTACTGTCGTGGCTACGTGAAACAGTCGGTACCCATCAGCGACCTTCTCGAAACCCCTGAAGAGAAACGCGTGACGGTCTCCGGGCTGGGACGCAGCAACAGCGCGCGCTGGTTGGGGGCACGGCAGGGGTGTCGGTTGGAGCCGTGA